The following coding sequences lie in one Treponema sp. OMZ 790 genomic window:
- a CDS encoding YjcQ family protein, which produces MKNFTNNENLCHNEYMTKAFKTIYTLLNRLEKALDYEDKDFNAEEQIGHEVLGITQTRWRSYIEMLEQAGYISGVKVKSFTDGSNYLDISSARITLQGLQYLAENTMMIRAYHALKDIKGFIS; this is translated from the coding sequence ATGAAGAACTTTACAAACAATGAAAATTTATGTCATAATGAGTATATGACAAAGGCATTTAAAACAATTTACACACTTTTGAACCGGCTTGAAAAAGCCTTAGACTATGAGGATAAGGACTTTAACGCCGAGGAGCAAATCGGGCATGAGGTGCTAGGCATTACACAAACACGCTGGAGAAGCTATATAGAAATGCTGGAACAGGCGGGTTATATTTCGGGCGTTAAGGTAAAGAGCTTTACAGACGGAAGCAACTATCTTGATATTTCCTCCGCCCGCATAACCCTGCAAGGCTTACAGTACCTAGCAGAAAATACAATGATGATAAGAGCCTATCACGCCCTAAAAGACATTAAGGGCTTTATCTCATAA
- a CDS encoding YjcQ family protein, with amino-acid sequence MNIETNNLYMKSVFSIMNRILKVLEHSMDDSEFNLDDFTAKKFGISENKFARILKLLIDDGYIEGVKVIDRGEPTVFDGADYDRFKVSIGDIGITLKGLKYLAENTVLASVYRTVKSVKDIMP; translated from the coding sequence ATGAACATTGAAACCAACAATCTTTATATGAAAAGCGTATTTAGTATTATGAACCGTATCTTAAAAGTGCTTGAGCACAGTATGGACGATAGCGAGTTTAACCTCGACGATTTTACGGCTAAAAAATTCGGCATAAGCGAAAATAAATTCGCACGGATATTAAAGCTGCTTATTGACGACGGCTATATCGAAGGTGTCAAGGTTATTGACAGGGGCGAGCCGACGGTCTTTGACGGAGCCGATTATGATAGGTTCAAGGTTTCCATCGGGGATATCGGTATCACATTAAAAGGCTTAAAGTATTTAGCCGAAAATACCGTTTTGGCGAGTGTATACCGAACGGTAAAATCAGTAAAAGACATAATGCCTTAG